Part of the Sulfitobacter donghicola DSW-25 = KCTC 12864 = JCM 14565 genome, GTGAATTCGTGCCGTATTTCACCTCGGGACGGACGGTTTTATAGGCACTCAGCGCGGATATTTCACCTGCCTCCAAAGCGGCGCGTAAAACGCGGTTGGGCAGGGATGTATCAACACCAGTAAAGTGACCGTTCTCGTGGTCGACCAATCGCCACCCGTAATCGAGCTTCTTTTTCGGGTCGTCATTTGGCTCTAGCCACACCTTACTTCCCTCTAGGGCCAAGCCCATCATTGATCCGGGGTTGGCGCAGTGGGCGGTAATTTCCCGCCCATCTTCTAACCGACAATCAGCTAGAAAACGTTTGTAACGGCGGATTAGGCGGGCGGGCACAAGATCGGTTTGAAAGCGCATGCCATAGGGCTATACCTTTGTAAGAACAGGCTCAAGGAGAGGTAGAATGAAGAACCCCACAGCGGCAATGTTGGTGATCGGGGATGAAATCCTCTCGGGGCGGACGCGGGATGCGAATATGCATTATCTCGCGGGGCAATTGACGGATGCAGGCATTGCTCTGGCCGAGGTTCGCGTTGTGCCGGATGAGCGGGATGTGATTATCGCGGCGGTTCAGGCATTGGCTGCAAACTACGACACCGTATTCACCTCTGGTGGCATCGGGCCAACCCATGACGATATCACCGCAGATTGCATGGCAGCTGCCTTTGGTCAGACCATTGATGTGCGCGACGATGCGCGCGACATTCTGCAAGCTCACTACGATAAATCCGGAACCGAGCTGAATGAGGCGCGCCTTCGTATGGCGCGTATTCCGGCGGACGCGACGTTGATTGATAACCCTGTCTCCTCGGCGCCAGGTTTTACCATTGAGAATGTTCATGTCATGGCCGGCGTTCCTAGCGTCTTTATCGCCATGGTTGCCAGTGTATTACCAACCCTTACGGGCGGGGCGCCGCTGCTCAGTGAAACCCTGACCGTTCATCGGGGCGAGGGTGATATCGCCGGCCCCTTCGGTGCGATTGCTGAAGCTTATCCATCGCTGTCCATGGGCAGCTATCCGTTTCAGAAAGATGGTAGATACGGTGCCCACCTTGTTGTGCGTGGTCAGGATCGGGCCATGCTGGATGAAGCGATGGGCAAATTGAGCGAGGCGTTTTCATGAGCATAGATATTCAGGCGCTTTACGATGTCATCGAGGGGACTTGGCCACCTGCAAATGTGTGGGCCGAAGGGCCATGGACGCTGCGTGATGGTGCGCAGGGTGGCAAGCGTGTTTCGGCGGCGACAGCTGCGGGCAGTATCACGGACGCAGATATTCCACTTGCGGAAACCAAGATGCGCAAGATCGGGCAAACGCCTCTGTTTATGATCCGCGAAGGGGAGGAAGCGCTGGACGCGCTCCTTGCTGCGCGTGGGTATGATTTGATCGACGAAGTGACGCTGTATACCGCGCCAATTGGGCTGCTGACGGATCTTCCCATCCCGCGCGTTACCTGTTTCGAGATTTGGGAACCCTTGGCCATCATGGAAGAAATCTGGGCACAGGGGGGTGTTGGCCCTGCGCGTCTGGAGGTGATGAAGCGGGCCAAGGCCAAGACGGGCATCCTGTCACGTTGGAATGAAAAACCGGCAGGGGTTGCTTTTGCCGCTGTGCACGATGGTGTTGCGATGGTTCATGCCGTTGAGGTTTTGCCGCACCAGCGCAAACAAGGTGTCGCGCAATGGATTATGCGGGCCGCTGCAATTTGGGGGCAAAAACAAGGGGCAACGCAGATCGCCGTTCTTTGTGTAACGGATAGCAAGCCAGCGAATGCGCTTTATTCCAAGATGGGCTTTACCCCGATTGGAACATACCATTACCGTATCTTACCAGAATAAAGGAACGCCCCATGAGTGACGACGCCCCAACCGCTCTCGATCTGCCAATGGTCGATCCGCTACCCCCTGAGACCCAGAAATATTTTGATATTTGTACGGATAAGTTGGGAATGATCCCGAACGTTCTGCAGGCCTATGCGTTTGATATCGACAAGCTGAACAGCTTTACCGCGCTGTATAACGACCTGATGTTAGGCGCGAGCAACCTGACCAAGCTTGAGCGTGAAATGATCGCCGTGGTGGTCTCGGCTGTGAACCGTTGTTTCTATTGCCTCACCGCGCATGGTCAGGCGGTGCGGGAACTGTCGGGTGATCCTATTTTGGGTGAAACGCTGGTGATGAACTATCGTGTTGCGGATCTGGACCCGAAAACGCGGATGATGCTGGATTTCGCGGTCAAGCTGACAGAGGCGCCAGAGATCATCGAAGACGAAGACCGTGACGCCTTGCGCGCTGCGGGTTTCTCGGATCGCGATATTTGGGATATCGCGTCGGTTGCGGCCTTCTTTAACATGACCAACCGTGTGGCAAGTGCCACAGATATGCGGCCAAACAAAGAATACCACGCGCTATCACGATGAAGCATTGGCTGTGTGCATTGGCGGTGATGATTGGAGGAGCAGCGCAAGCGGTTGAGCTGCAGCTTCCCGCCAACGCGCGCCAGTTGATAGTGCGTGAAACGGTAGAGGATCGATACTTTGCTCCTATCGGTCCCTTTCAAGAAGGTGCCTTGCCTGCACAGGTTTTCCAAGGGGCTATCGCGCGCAGCTCATGGCGGATTGACCTTGCCGGATTGACGCCGCTTCAGGTGGTGACACCTTTGCAGGATCAGTTGTTGGCAGCTGGATATCAGGTGGTGCTGGATTGTGCTGATGTGGCGTGCGGTGGCTATGATTTTCGGTTCGCTACCGAGGTTATGCCAGCCCCAAACATGTATGTTAACATTCGAAACTACCACGTTCTGACAGCGAAAAGAGGCACGGGTGAGAGTGCCGAAGTTGTTAGCATTTTCGCGAGTGCTTCTAGTGGGGTGTCTTTCTTACAAATCATCCAAGTCGCACCCTCTGCCGACAAAAATAAGATTGATGCGGTCGCCCCGCCTCGTGCTTTTGCTGACGTGGTGGAACCTGAAGGTGAGCTTGCCCAACAGCTGCTGACATACGGGCGTGCCGTGCTGGGAGGATTGGAGTTCAACAGCGGGACATCCGATCTAGGCACAGGCCCTTTTGCCGCTTTGTCCGATTTGGCCATAGCCTTACAGGAACAGCCTGATCTGCGCGTCGCGCTGGTGGGGCATACCGACAATATTGGAGGGCTTGAGGGGAACATCCAACTATCACGCAACCGCGCCAATGCGGTACGTAACCGTTTGATTGATAAATACGATGTCACCCCTTCACGCCTAGAGGCGCAGGGCATGGGCTATCTCGCGCCGTTCACGACAAACCTGACCAAAGAGGGCCGAGAAGAAAACCGACGGGTCGAAGTTATCCTCCTCGCCCAATAAAAAACCCCCGATATTGCAATGCAATACCGAGGGGGAAGGTCACCGAGGGGATTGGTGTCTTGGGTCTGGTTACCAGTCGCTTGGGCCTTTCTCGGCAAAAGCGTGGACCAGAAAATCGATAAAGGCGCGTACCTTTGGCTGTGTAAAACGGCCTGGTGGGTATACAGCGTAGATGCCTTGGGTCTCTTGCGGCAAATCAGGGATCGCATCCATAACCAGACCTTGCTCCATCGCTTCTGCATAG contains:
- a CDS encoding competence/damage-inducible protein A; this encodes MKNPTAAMLVIGDEILSGRTRDANMHYLAGQLTDAGIALAEVRVVPDERDVIIAAVQALAANYDTVFTSGGIGPTHDDITADCMAAAFGQTIDVRDDARDILQAHYDKSGTELNEARLRMARIPADATLIDNPVSSAPGFTIENVHVMAGVPSVFIAMVASVLPTLTGGAPLLSETLTVHRGEGDIAGPFGAIAEAYPSLSMGSYPFQKDGRYGAHLVVRGQDRAMLDEAMGKLSEAFS
- a CDS encoding GNAT family N-acetyltransferase; its protein translation is MSIDIQALYDVIEGTWPPANVWAEGPWTLRDGAQGGKRVSAATAAGSITDADIPLAETKMRKIGQTPLFMIREGEEALDALLAARGYDLIDEVTLYTAPIGLLTDLPIPRVTCFEIWEPLAIMEEIWAQGGVGPARLEVMKRAKAKTGILSRWNEKPAGVAFAAVHDGVAMVHAVEVLPHQRKQGVAQWIMRAAAIWGQKQGATQIAVLCVTDSKPANALYSKMGFTPIGTYHYRILPE
- a CDS encoding peroxidase-related enzyme (This protein belongs to a clade of uncharacterized proteins related to peroxidases such as the alkylhydroperoxidase AhpD.); its protein translation is MSDDAPTALDLPMVDPLPPETQKYFDICTDKLGMIPNVLQAYAFDIDKLNSFTALYNDLMLGASNLTKLEREMIAVVVSAVNRCFYCLTAHGQAVRELSGDPILGETLVMNYRVADLDPKTRMMLDFAVKLTEAPEIIEDEDRDALRAAGFSDRDIWDIASVAAFFNMTNRVASATDMRPNKEYHALSR
- a CDS encoding OmpA family protein, yielding MKHWLCALAVMIGGAAQAVELQLPANARQLIVRETVEDRYFAPIGPFQEGALPAQVFQGAIARSSWRIDLAGLTPLQVVTPLQDQLLAAGYQVVLDCADVACGGYDFRFATEVMPAPNMYVNIRNYHVLTAKRGTGESAEVVSIFASASSGVSFLQIIQVAPSADKNKIDAVAPPRAFADVVEPEGELAQQLLTYGRAVLGGLEFNSGTSDLGTGPFAALSDLAIALQEQPDLRVALVGHTDNIGGLEGNIQLSRNRANAVRNRLIDKYDVTPSRLEAQGMGYLAPFTTNLTKEGREENRRVEVILLAQ